One genomic window of Gossypium hirsutum isolate 1008001.06 chromosome D11, Gossypium_hirsutum_v2.1, whole genome shotgun sequence includes the following:
- the LOC107912650 gene encoding methionine aminopeptidase 2B isoform X2 translates to MATEIMNNEVGVEKNEESEASNGIEKLEISNGTDEVSENSSSMQKDEDGVTEVAKKKKKKNKSKKKKEPLKQTDPPSIPVVELFPSREFPEGEIQQYKDDNLWRTTSEEKRDLERFEKPKYNAVRQAAEVHRQVRKYIRSILKPGMLMTDLCETLENTVRKLISENGLQAGIAFPTGCSLNWVAAHWTPNSGDKTVLEYDDVMKLDFGTHIDGNIVDCAFTVAFNPMYDPLLEASREATNTGIKEAGIDVRLCDIGAAIQEVMESYEVEINGKVFQVKSIRNLNGHSIGPYQIHAGKSVPIVKGGEQTKMEEGEFYAIETFASTGKGYVREDLECSHYMKNFDAGHIPLRLPRAKQLLATINKNFSTLAFCRRYLDRLGETKYLMALKNLCDVGIVQPYPPLCDIKGSYVSQFEHTILLRPTCKEVISRGDDY, encoded by the exons ATGGCCACTGAAATCATGAATAATGAAGTTGGTGTGGAAAAAAATGAGGAGTCGGAGGCTTCAAATGGCATTGAGAAATTAGAGATTTCGAATGGCACTGATGAGGTCTCCGAAAACTCTTCATCTATGCAAAAAGATGAAGATGGGGTGACAG AAGttgccaaaaagaaaaagaagaaaaataaaagcaa AAAAAAGAAGGAGCCCTTGAAGCAGACTGATCCTCCATCTATTCCCGTTGTTGAGCTTTTTCCGTCCAGGGAGTTTCCTGAGGGTGAAATTCAACAGTACAAGGATGA TAATTTGTGGAGGACTACCTCTGAGGAGAAGAGAGACTTGGAGCGATTTGAAAAGCCAAAATATAATGCAGTGCGACAAGCAGCCGAAGTCCATCGTCAG GTTCGGAAATACATCAGAAGTATCTTGAAACCTGGAATGTTAATGACTGATCTATGTGAGACCTTGGAGAACACAGTTCGCAAGCTCATTTCAGAGAATGGTTTGCAAGCAGGGATTGCATTTCCTACTGGATGCTCACTGAATTG GGTCGCTGCTCACTGGACTCCTAATTCTGGAGACAAGACTGTGCTCGAGTATGATGATGTGATGAAGTTAGATTTTGGAACTCATATTGATG GGAATATAGTTGATTGTGCCTTTACAGTGGCGTTTAATCCTATGTATGATCCGCTTCTTGAAGCTTCTCGTGAAGCAACCAATACAGGCATCAAG GAAGCTGGTATTGATGTCCGTCTTTGTGATATTGGTGCTGCAATTCAAGAGGTGATGGAATCATATGAGGTTGAAATAAATGGGAAGGTGTTTCAAG TGAAAAGTATACGGAACTTGAATGGGCACAGCATTGGGCCCTATCAGATACATGCTGGAAAATCAGTTCCTATTGTGAAAGGAGGGGAGCAAACAAAAATGGAAGAGGGTGAATTTTATGCCATTGAAACCTTTGCTTCTACTG GGAAAGGGTATGTCAGAGAAGATCTAGAGTGCAGCCATTATATGAAAAACTTTGATGCAGGACACATTCCACTGAGGTTGCCTAGAGCTAAGCAACTACTAGCTACAATAAACAAGAATTTTTCAACATTGGCCTTCTGTAGACGGTATTTAGATCGTTTGGGAGAGACTAAATATCTAATGGCATTGAAGAATTTATGTGATGTCGGCATTGTTCAG CCGTATCCTCCTCTCTGCGACATCAAGGGCAGCTATGTTTCTCAGTTTGAACACACCATCCTACTGCGGCCAACCTGCAAAGAAGTTATATCGAGAGGTGATGACTATTAA
- the LOC107912650 gene encoding methionine aminopeptidase 2B isoform X1, producing MATEIMNNEVGVEKNEESEASNGIEKLEISNGTDEVSENSSSMQKDEDGVTAEVAKKKKKKNKSKKKKEPLKQTDPPSIPVVELFPSREFPEGEIQQYKDDNLWRTTSEEKRDLERFEKPKYNAVRQAAEVHRQVRKYIRSILKPGMLMTDLCETLENTVRKLISENGLQAGIAFPTGCSLNWVAAHWTPNSGDKTVLEYDDVMKLDFGTHIDGNIVDCAFTVAFNPMYDPLLEASREATNTGIKEAGIDVRLCDIGAAIQEVMESYEVEINGKVFQVKSIRNLNGHSIGPYQIHAGKSVPIVKGGEQTKMEEGEFYAIETFASTGKGYVREDLECSHYMKNFDAGHIPLRLPRAKQLLATINKNFSTLAFCRRYLDRLGETKYLMALKNLCDVGIVQPYPPLCDIKGSYVSQFEHTILLRPTCKEVISRGDDY from the exons ATGGCCACTGAAATCATGAATAATGAAGTTGGTGTGGAAAAAAATGAGGAGTCGGAGGCTTCAAATGGCATTGAGAAATTAGAGATTTCGAATGGCACTGATGAGGTCTCCGAAAACTCTTCATCTATGCAAAAAGATGAAGATGGGGTGACAG CAGAAGttgccaaaaagaaaaagaagaaaaataaaagcaa AAAAAAGAAGGAGCCCTTGAAGCAGACTGATCCTCCATCTATTCCCGTTGTTGAGCTTTTTCCGTCCAGGGAGTTTCCTGAGGGTGAAATTCAACAGTACAAGGATGA TAATTTGTGGAGGACTACCTCTGAGGAGAAGAGAGACTTGGAGCGATTTGAAAAGCCAAAATATAATGCAGTGCGACAAGCAGCCGAAGTCCATCGTCAG GTTCGGAAATACATCAGAAGTATCTTGAAACCTGGAATGTTAATGACTGATCTATGTGAGACCTTGGAGAACACAGTTCGCAAGCTCATTTCAGAGAATGGTTTGCAAGCAGGGATTGCATTTCCTACTGGATGCTCACTGAATTG GGTCGCTGCTCACTGGACTCCTAATTCTGGAGACAAGACTGTGCTCGAGTATGATGATGTGATGAAGTTAGATTTTGGAACTCATATTGATG GGAATATAGTTGATTGTGCCTTTACAGTGGCGTTTAATCCTATGTATGATCCGCTTCTTGAAGCTTCTCGTGAAGCAACCAATACAGGCATCAAG GAAGCTGGTATTGATGTCCGTCTTTGTGATATTGGTGCTGCAATTCAAGAGGTGATGGAATCATATGAGGTTGAAATAAATGGGAAGGTGTTTCAAG TGAAAAGTATACGGAACTTGAATGGGCACAGCATTGGGCCCTATCAGATACATGCTGGAAAATCAGTTCCTATTGTGAAAGGAGGGGAGCAAACAAAAATGGAAGAGGGTGAATTTTATGCCATTGAAACCTTTGCTTCTACTG GGAAAGGGTATGTCAGAGAAGATCTAGAGTGCAGCCATTATATGAAAAACTTTGATGCAGGACACATTCCACTGAGGTTGCCTAGAGCTAAGCAACTACTAGCTACAATAAACAAGAATTTTTCAACATTGGCCTTCTGTAGACGGTATTTAGATCGTTTGGGAGAGACTAAATATCTAATGGCATTGAAGAATTTATGTGATGTCGGCATTGTTCAG CCGTATCCTCCTCTCTGCGACATCAAGGGCAGCTATGTTTCTCAGTTTGAACACACCATCCTACTGCGGCCAACCTGCAAAGAAGTTATATCGAGAGGTGATGACTATTAA